The DNA region CGGTGCCGCGCACGTGGTGACCGTCGCCGCACTGTCGGACCCGCTCCAGGTGACGGGCACGGCGCCGGTCGTGCTGGACGCGGAGGACACCCGGACCCTGCTGGCCGACACCGACCCGAGCAGCCCCACCGACGCCGACCGGCGGGCCCCGCTGACACCGGACACTCCCGCCTACGTGCTGTACACCTCGGGCTCCACCGGGCGCCCCAAGGGGGTGGTGGTCGCCCACCGGGCGATCACCAACCGGCTGCACCACATGCAGCACCAGATTCCCCTGGGGCCGGACGACCGGCTGCTGCAGAAGACGCCCGCCGGCTTCGACGTGACGGTGCGCGAGGTCTTCTGGCCGCTGCTGGCGGGGGCGTCGATCGTGGTCGCCGATCCCGACGGCCACCGCGACCCGGCCTACCTGGTGGAGACGATCGTCGCCGAGAACATCACCATCGCCCACTTCGTACCCTCCGGGCTGAAGGTCTTCCTCCAGGAACCCGACGCGGGCAAGTGTGTCAGCCTGCGCCGTGTCGTGTGCGGTGGCGAGGCGCTGCCCGCCGAGTTGCAGGCGTGGTTCGCCTCCGTGCTGGAGGCCGACCTGTTCAACGTGTACGGACCCACCGAGGCGGCCGTGGACGTCTCGTCGATGCTGTGCCCGAAGAACCCGGAGCCGGGCCCCGTGCTGATCGGGCGCCCGGTGTGGAACACGAGGCTGTACATCCTCGACGAGCAGCGCCGCATGCTGCCGTCCGGGGTGATCGGCGAGCTGTACATCGCCGGCGTGCAACTCGCCGAGGGCTATCTGGGGCAGCCCGAACTGACGGCCGACCGCTTCGTCGACGACCCGTTCGGCGAACCGGGGGCCCGCATGTACCGCTCCGGGGACGCCGCCCGCTGGCGTGCCGACGGTGTCATCGAGTTCTTCGGACGCCTCGATCACCAGGTGAAGATCCGCGGTTTCCGGGTCGAGCTCGGGGAGATCGAGTCCGTACTGCTGCGGGACGGCCGGCTCAGCCAGGCCGTCTGTCTCGTACGCGAGGACACGCTCGGCGATCAGCGGCTGGTGGCGTACGTCGTGCCGGTCGCCGGTACCACCCCGGACGTGGGCACCTTGCGGGCTCAGGCCGAGGCGGCACTACCCGACTACATGGTGCCCGGCGCGTTCGTCGTTCTCGACGAGCTGCCGCTGACGCCGAACGAGAAGCTGGACCGCAAGGCGCTGCCCAAGCCGCCGGCGCCGGTGATGCGGGCAGGCCGGGAGCCGTCCACCCCCGAGGAACGCCTGGTGGCGGAACTGTTCGGCCAGATACTGGGGTTGGGGGTCTCCTCGGTCGACGTCGAGCAGGCCTTCTTCGAGCTGGGCGGCGACTCCCTGCTCGCCAGCCGGCTGATCAACGAGATCCATCGCCGCACCGGCGTCCGGTTGCGGCTCAAGACGATCCTCGAGGACTCTCGGGTGCGGACGATCGCCGCACTCATCACCGCGTAGTTCCCTCTCGTCCCTGTGGCCGGGCCCGGTGCGGGACCGCCGCGCCGGCCGGCCCCTCACCGGCCCCCTCGCACACACATCGGCTCTGGAGTGGAGTAGTCGGATATGCGCACACTGAAGGTAGCGCTGCTGGGCTGCGGAACAGTCGGCGGTGAGGTCGCCCGCCACCTGACGGGGCATGCCGCCGAACTCGCCGGCCGCATCGGTGCCCCGGTGGAGCTGGCCGGGATCGCCGTCCGCAGAACCGGTTTGGCGCGCCCCGGTGTCCCGGACCGGCTCGTCACCACCGACGCCGACGCGCTGGTACGGCGAGGCGACATCGACGTCGTCATCGAGGTCATCGGCGGGACCGATCCCGCCCGCGGCCTCATCACGGCCGCGTTCGCGCACGGAGCGTCCGTGGTCAGCGCGAACAAGGCGCTGATCGCCGCGGAGGGCGCCGAGTTGCACGCCGCCGCGGCGGCACGGGGCGTGGACCTGTACTACGAGGCCGCGGTGGCCGGCGCCGTCCCGCTGCTGCGGCCGTTGCGCGAGTCCCTCGCCGGGGACAGGGTCAACCGGGTGATGGGCATCCTCAACGGCACCACCAACTTCATCCTCGACAAGATGCACTCCGCCGGTTGGGACTACCCCCGGGCGTTGAAGGAGGCGACGGCTCTCGGTTATGCGGAGGCCGACCCCACCGCCGACGTCGAGGGGTACGACGCCGCCGCCAAGGCCGCCATCCTCGCCGGTTTCGCCTTCGGCGCCCGAGTACCTGTCGACGCGGTGCACCGCGAGGGCATCACGGCGATCACCGCGGCCGACATCGACGACGCCAAGGCCGCGGGCTGTGTGATGAAACTCGTCGCCGTCTGCGAGCGCGGCGCCGATGGCCTGTCCGTCAACGCCCGCGTGCACCCGGCGATGATCCGGTCCGACCACCCGCTCGCCTCCGTGCGCGGCGCCTACAACGCCGTCATGGTGGAGGCCGACGCGGCAGGGGAGCTGACGTTCCACGGCCCGGGAGCGGGCGGAGCACCCACCGCCAGCGCCGTGCTGGGCGACCTGGTCACCGTCTGCCGCAACAAGCTGGCCGGGGTCACCGGGCCCGGTGACGCGGCGCGGGACAGGCCGGCCGTGCGTCCCATGGCGGAGGTCGTCAGCCGGTACCACCTCAGCCTCGACCTCGGCCCGGACCTCGACACGAACGGTCAGGCCGACGTCCTCGCCGAGACGGCCACGGTCCTCAGCCGGTACGGCGTGTCCGTGGCGTCCCTCTCCCAACAGCGCCGGGACGGACGCTTCTCGCTGGCCCTGTCCACGCACCCCGCCACCCACGCCACCCTGTCCGCGGCGGTCTGCGCCCTGCGGGACATGGCCCCCGTCCAGAGGGTCACGAGCGTCATCCGCCTCGGCTGACCCGAACCACCCACATCCCCGCGTGGCGGGGAATC from Streptomyces sp. ALI-76-A includes:
- a CDS encoding amino acid adenylation domain-containing protein, translated to MTATDRTPMQQTPTERNHTDVLEAETPREAPDGNGLTPPETPLSATRDLRVPTGDLLKVTSPDWTDLAVAAAAAYQHRMTAARDIALAVNTVPVRLTVEPSTTVSELVAEVRRSRSRATRDEEPQPARAPHITCLDAAAPVDGLALTFDHRDGALRAEATGEPGRFTAGQLAAHTERIGHFTRRLFAAGAAAQVGEADLLTPAEYHRIMHEWNATAHEVPRLTLPELVEANVAAHPDRPAVSHHDERLSYAELDARANRLARLLIGRGAGAGDIVAMVLPRSIDYVVTALAIVKTGAAYLPVDTSYPTRRILQVLSDAGAAHVVTVAALSDPLQVTGTAPVVLDAEDTRTLLADTDPSSPTDADRRAPLTPDTPAYVLYTSGSTGRPKGVVVAHRAITNRLHHMQHQIPLGPDDRLLQKTPAGFDVTVREVFWPLLAGASIVVADPDGHRDPAYLVETIVAENITIAHFVPSGLKVFLQEPDAGKCVSLRRVVCGGEALPAELQAWFASVLEADLFNVYGPTEAAVDVSSMLCPKNPEPGPVLIGRPVWNTRLYILDEQRRMLPSGVIGELYIAGVQLAEGYLGQPELTADRFVDDPFGEPGARMYRSGDAARWRADGVIEFFGRLDHQVKIRGFRVELGEIESVLLRDGRLSQAVCLVREDTLGDQRLVAYVVPVAGTTPDVGTLRAQAEAALPDYMVPGAFVVLDELPLTPNEKLDRKALPKPPAPVMRAGREPSTPEERLVAELFGQILGLGVSSVDVEQAFFELGGDSLLASRLINEIHRRTGVRLRLKTILEDSRVRTIAALITA
- a CDS encoding homoserine dehydrogenase, which produces MRTLKVALLGCGTVGGEVARHLTGHAAELAGRIGAPVELAGIAVRRTGLARPGVPDRLVTTDADALVRRGDIDVVIEVIGGTDPARGLITAAFAHGASVVSANKALIAAEGAELHAAAAARGVDLYYEAAVAGAVPLLRPLRESLAGDRVNRVMGILNGTTNFILDKMHSAGWDYPRALKEATALGYAEADPTADVEGYDAAAKAAILAGFAFGARVPVDAVHREGITAITAADIDDAKAAGCVMKLVAVCERGADGLSVNARVHPAMIRSDHPLASVRGAYNAVMVEADAAGELTFHGPGAGGAPTASAVLGDLVTVCRNKLAGVTGPGDAARDRPAVRPMAEVVSRYHLSLDLGPDLDTNGQADVLAETATVLSRYGVSVASLSQQRRDGRFSLALSTHPATHATLSAAVCALRDMAPVQRVTSVIRLG